The sequence below is a genomic window from Lolium perenne isolate Kyuss_39 chromosome 7, Kyuss_2.0, whole genome shotgun sequence.
TGTCCTATTACCTGGTAGAACTGTTACATTTTGTATCAGAGCCTTCGATCTCTCGAATCCTTTGTGAGTTTGAGTAGATCGAAGGTGACTGTAAGACTTGGCGACACGTGTGAATTTCGCTTTGATTAAATTTGCGCAAAGACCCACAACACAAGGACGCCTAGGGCAACAGCCCGGGACATGGCGGtggtggcctcctcctcctccgttggAGGTGGCCGAGCGGCTGGTTGTGACGGATCTCACGATCCCACAACTAATCCCAACAATGGGTTAGGAGAGGCGTgactgccggtgaaaaccgagccCTAAAACTAGTCATGGAGGGTGATGGTGGCATCTATGTGTTACTTTTACTATGACATCGCCAGCTATCGTCTATCGGGTCTCCCAGATTGAACAATGACAACATATTCAGTGTCTCTCTCTCTCATAAAGAGGTGTGGAGCGAGATTGTCAATTGAGACAAAGGAGAGAacccctgaggttgggtggttagaagAATGGTTGTACCCCTGTCCacgagagttcaaaccccaggtttgatatatgtgtgtctcataaaggcggaattttcattcagtgggaggcgacgttccctcgACAACGAGACGTCTATGGTGACTtcatcaatttcaagatccaatccgccagcTCAGTTTTTCGGAGGTGTTCACAGGGATagggtgtgtgcgttcataggggtgggtGTATGCACCTGTATATGTAatgtgtttctaaaaaaaaagTGAGACAAAGGAAAACCGGAAAAAAAAAGTAGACCTAACCAAACGCACTCCACGCTCTCGTGTTTCTGTAGTCTTTGTCGCCGACTCCTCCCGCGAGCCATCCCCGGCTCCTGCCGCTCCCCTCGcttccgccgcccgccgccgcccgccgcccctgACAGAGACATGAACCAGCCGGTGCAGAAGAACACCCTCTACGTAGGTACGCGCTAACACCGGCCCTCCTCGCGGTGCTCCTGTCCCACGCCAATGGCCGCGCTCACCACCTGTTCGACGAAATTCGTTACTGAGATACGCATGGTTCCTTCCCCGTTCATGGAAGGACCTCGCCTATTCTTGTTCCCCGTGTGACGGAGACCAAGCTGAGCTTCGTTCCTGGTTTTCCTTGATGGATGCAGGTGGGCTGTCGGAGGAGGTGGACGAGAAGATCCTGCACGCGGCGTTCGTGCCGTTCGGGGAGGTCAAGGACGTCAAGACGCCGCTCGACCAGGCCACGCAGAAGCACCGCTCCTTCGGCTTCGTCACCTTCCTCGAGCGCGAGGATGCCGCCGCTGCCATGGACAACATGGACGGGGCCGAGCTCTTCGGCCGCGTCCTCACCGTGAACTACGCCTTCCCCGAGCG
It includes:
- the LOC127318607 gene encoding uncharacterized protein translates to MNQPVQKNTLYVGGLSEEVDEKILHAAFVPFGEVKDVKTPLDQATQKHRSFGFVTFLEREDAAAAMDNMDGAELFGRVLTVNYAFPERIKGGEQGWAAQPIWADADTWFERQQQEEEMKRLQAEHSAAMKEAEKLHREKVAAEKDGEKDEADPMAAAEAQAVKQSS